From a single Sinomonas atrocyanea genomic region:
- the rpsN gene encoding 30S ribosomal protein S14, with amino-acid sequence MAKKSKIARNEQRKAIVEHYAAKRAELKKTLVDENATDEAREAARLGLQKLPRNASPVRLRNRDQIDGRPRGTFQKFGISRVRFREMAHKGELPGVTKSSW; translated from the coding sequence ATGGCCAAGAAGTCCAAGATTGCCCGCAACGAGCAGCGCAAGGCCATCGTTGAGCACTACGCCGCGAAGCGCGCCGAGCTGAAGAAGACCCTCGTCGACGAGAACGCCACCGACGAGGCCCGCGAGGCCGCTCGCCTCGGTCTGCAGAAGCTCCCGCGCAACGCCTCGCCGGTGCGCCTGCGCAACCGCGACCAGATCGACGGCCGCCCCCGCGGCACGTTCCAGAAGTTCGGCATCTCGCGCGTCCGCTTCCGCGAGATGGCCCACAAGGGCGAGCTTCCGGGCGTTACCAAGTCGTCCTGGTAG
- the rpmG gene encoding 50S ribosomal protein L33 has protein sequence MAKKDKDARPIIKLKSTAGTGYTYVTRKNRRNDPDRLVMKKYDPVVRKHVDFREER, from the coding sequence ATGGCCAAGAAGGACAAGGACGCTCGTCCCATCATCAAGCTCAAGTCCACGGCGGGCACCGGGTACACCTACGTGACCCGCAAGAACCGCCGGAACGACCCCGATCGCCTGGTCATGAAGAAGTACGACCCGGTTGTCCGCAAGCACGTTGACTTCCGAGAGGAGCGCTAA
- the rpmB gene encoding 50S ribosomal protein L28, with protein MAAHCQVTGASPSFGHSISHSHRRTKRRFDPNIQKKRYWVPSLRRNVTLTVSARGIKTIDVRGIDAVVSELLAKGVKL; from the coding sequence ATGGCAGCGCATTGCCAGGTGACCGGGGCATCGCCCTCGTTCGGTCACAGCATTTCCCACTCGCACCGCCGCACCAAGCGTCGGTTCGACCCCAACATCCAGAAGAAGCGCTACTGGGTCCCGTCCCTGCGCCGCAACGTCACCCTGACGGTGTCGGCCCGTGGTATCAAGACCATCGACGTCCGCGGCATTGACGCGGTTGTCTCCGAGCTGCTTGCGAAGGGTGTGAAGCTCTGA
- a CDS encoding SRPBCC family protein: protein MTDTTEDRTAVRVEDFLPQPPAAVWHALTTPELLAQWLMPNDFAPVVGHRFHFRTEPIPAARFSGVIACEVLELREPDLLVISWADEGEGNDMDTTVAFRLEAHDGGTRLTILQAGYRPDHPGDQMARTIMGGGWGGRILARLKETVGGAR, encoded by the coding sequence ATGACCGACACCACCGAGGACCGGACCGCCGTCCGCGTCGAGGACTTCCTGCCGCAGCCGCCGGCCGCGGTGTGGCACGCGCTCACCACGCCCGAGCTGCTCGCCCAGTGGCTCATGCCCAACGACTTCGCCCCCGTGGTGGGCCACCGCTTCCACTTCCGCACCGAGCCGATCCCGGCCGCGCGCTTCTCCGGGGTCATCGCGTGCGAGGTCCTCGAGCTCCGCGAGCCGGACCTGCTCGTCATCTCCTGGGCGGACGAGGGGGAGGGGAACGACATGGACACGACCGTCGCCTTCCGCCTCGAGGCGCACGACGGCGGCACGCGCCTCACGATCCTCCAGGCGGGCTACCGCCCGGACCACCCGGGAGACCAGATGGCGCGTACGATCATGGGCGGCGGCTGGGGCGGCCGGATCCTCGCCAGGCTCAAGGAGACGGTGGGCGGGGCGCGCTGA
- a CDS encoding ArsR/SmtB family transcription factor yields the protein MPRQRRETPTDHVFAALAHPVRRDLLAALLEGAQTAQALADRYEMARPSVAEHLKVLRGVGLVAERQAGRNRYYSLTPEPLALLRAWLEPYEDFWRGRVPRLAALLEKEEP from the coding sequence ATGCCCCGTCAGCGCCGGGAGACCCCCACCGACCACGTGTTCGCGGCCCTCGCCCACCCGGTCCGGAGGGACCTCCTCGCGGCGCTCCTCGAGGGCGCGCAGACGGCGCAGGCGCTCGCCGACCGCTACGAGATGGCCCGGCCCAGCGTCGCCGAGCACCTCAAGGTGCTGCGCGGCGTCGGCCTCGTCGCCGAGCGCCAGGCGGGACGGAACCGCTACTACTCGCTCACGCCGGAGCCCCTCGCGCTGCTGCGGGCCTGGCTCGAGCCGTACGAGGACTTCTGGCGAGGCCGCGTCCCGCGGCTCGCCGCACTGCTGGAGAAAGAGGAACCATGA
- a CDS encoding NADPH-dependent F420 reductase encodes MSDITIIGTGSMARGIASRAVAAGRTVQLLAHEDRAKAEALAAELGGTVTAGVLGDDITGAMVVPAVYFDASKAIASQYGDALAGKVYVDITNPVDFSTFDGLAVAAGTSAAEEIQKLTPAKVVKAFNTTFGGTLVSGAVSGQELDVLIAGDDEAAVRSVADFVSAASLNAVVVGPLRRAQQLEQTGFLNILLSANDSLPEYQWNSALKFLPAV; translated from the coding sequence ATGAGCGACATCACCATCATCGGAACCGGCAGCATGGCGCGCGGCATCGCCTCCCGCGCGGTCGCCGCGGGCAGGACCGTCCAGCTCCTCGCCCACGAGGACCGCGCGAAGGCAGAGGCGCTCGCCGCGGAGCTCGGCGGGACGGTCACCGCGGGCGTGCTCGGCGACGACATCACGGGCGCCATGGTGGTCCCCGCCGTGTACTTCGACGCCTCGAAGGCCATCGCCTCCCAGTACGGCGACGCCCTCGCCGGCAAGGTCTACGTGGACATCACCAACCCGGTCGACTTCTCCACCTTCGACGGCCTCGCCGTCGCGGCGGGCACCTCCGCGGCCGAGGAGATCCAGAAGCTGACCCCGGCCAAGGTCGTCAAGGCGTTCAACACGACCTTCGGCGGAACGCTCGTCTCCGGCGCGGTGTCGGGCCAGGAGCTCGACGTGCTGATCGCGGGCGACGACGAGGCCGCCGTGCGGTCCGTCGCGGACTTCGTCTCCGCCGCGAGCCTCAACGCCGTGGTAGTCGGGCCGCTGCGCCGCGCCCAGCAGCTCGAGCAGACCGGCTTCTTGAACATCCTGCTCTCGGCCAACGACTCGCTCCCCGAGTACCAGTGGAACTCGGCGCTGAAGTTCCTCCCGGCCGTCTGA
- a CDS encoding SRPBCC family protein produces MTESPSAESRVVSAERVIEAPDTAIFDLIADPAAQPRWDGNDNLGEAGAGQRVTGVGDVFRMTLTKGAVRENHVVEFEEGRRIAWMPAEEGKAPIGQLWRWELESQGEGRTLVRHTYDWTRLEDPQRLPRARATTPEKLRASVDRLAALAEGR; encoded by the coding sequence ATGACTGAATCCCCCTCCGCAGAGTCCCGCGTGGTGAGCGCCGAGCGCGTCATCGAGGCGCCGGACACCGCCATCTTCGACCTCATCGCCGACCCGGCCGCCCAGCCGCGGTGGGACGGCAACGACAACCTCGGCGAGGCCGGCGCCGGACAGCGCGTCACGGGCGTGGGCGACGTCTTCCGGATGACCCTGACCAAGGGAGCGGTCCGCGAGAACCACGTCGTCGAGTTCGAGGAGGGCCGCCGCATCGCGTGGATGCCGGCCGAGGAGGGCAAGGCGCCGATCGGCCAGCTGTGGCGCTGGGAGCTCGAGTCGCAGGGGGAGGGTCGCACGCTCGTGCGGCACACCTACGACTGGACCCGGCTCGAGGACCCGCAGCGCCTTCCTCGGGCCCGCGCCACCACGCCGGAGAAGCTCCGGGCCTCCGTGGACCGGCTGGCCGCGCTCGCCGAGGGCCGCTAG
- a CDS encoding esterase/lipase family protein: MRRIHLTALLSAALLALGLVAAPAAQADSVSPDPPGANDFTCKPSAVHPYPVVLVPGTFETMYKNWALLSPVLKDQGYCVFSLNYGVVNGVPASGPVTDSAAELGQFVQSVLGATGAKQVDLVGHSQGGMMPRYYMGFLGGAKYVHQLIGIAPSNHGTQGLIAPSPAGMVLDTTATSTACQACADQYAGSAFMAQLNSIGDTVAGPAYTVISTRYDEVVTPYTSQALAGSSKQVTNLVLQDYCPLDTIEHDQSPNDPNVWALVSNALLQAGPADPSYRPVCA; this comes from the coding sequence ATGCGCCGAATCCACCTCACCGCCCTGCTCTCCGCCGCCCTGCTGGCCCTCGGCCTCGTCGCGGCGCCCGCCGCCCAGGCAGACTCGGTCTCACCCGACCCGCCGGGCGCGAACGACTTCACGTGCAAGCCCTCCGCCGTGCACCCCTACCCGGTGGTCCTCGTCCCCGGCACGTTCGAGACGATGTACAAGAACTGGGCCCTGCTCTCGCCGGTCCTCAAGGACCAGGGCTACTGCGTGTTCTCCCTCAACTACGGCGTGGTCAACGGCGTGCCCGCGAGCGGCCCCGTCACGGACTCCGCAGCCGAGCTCGGGCAGTTCGTGCAGTCCGTGCTCGGCGCGACCGGGGCCAAGCAGGTCGACCTCGTGGGGCACAGCCAGGGCGGCATGATGCCGCGCTACTACATGGGCTTCCTCGGCGGGGCCAAGTACGTGCACCAGCTGATCGGCATCGCCCCGTCAAACCACGGGACGCAGGGACTCATCGCCCCGTCGCCGGCCGGCATGGTCCTCGACACGACCGCCACGAGCACGGCGTGCCAGGCGTGTGCCGACCAGTACGCCGGCTCGGCCTTCATGGCCCAGCTCAACTCCATCGGCGACACCGTGGCGGGGCCGGCGTACACCGTCATCTCCACGCGCTACGACGAGGTGGTCACCCCGTACACGTCCCAGGCGCTGGCAGGCTCGTCCAAGCAGGTCACCAACCTCGTGCTCCAGGACTACTGCCCGCTCGACACCATCGAGCACGACCAGTCGCCCAACGACCCGAACGTCTGGGCCCTCGTCTCCAATGCCCTCCTGCAGGCCGGTCCCGCGGACCCCTCCTACCGTCCGGTCTGCGCCTGA
- a CDS encoding acyl-CoA dehydrogenase family protein, whose protein sequence is MSTDIDPASAEAASTEAAGTEAASAEAARISAASAAEGKAPGWEESRAVAEASRQTAWERPSFAKALYLGDFQWDLMHPVPESSSEDSERGEAFLARLRGVLAGMDGGRIEAEDRVPDEYLRSLADIGAFGMKIPTEYGGLGLSLAYYGRALMLIGSLHPSLGALLSAHQSIGVPEPVKMFGSAEQKRQFLPRCAAGAVTAFLLTEPDVGSDPARLTTTARLSEDGLSYVLDGSKLWTTNGVIAELVVIMATVLPHGSASTAGGEAVAAGKGGITAFVVEMDTPGITVENRNSFMGLKGLENGVTRFDGVRVPAANRVGREGQGLKIALTTLNTGRLSIPAMCAGGAKWSLKIARGWSSARVQWGRPIGEHEAVATKIAFMAATTFALEAVFEVSAALADAGMKDVRIEAALAKLWSSEMAYTVADELVQIRGGRGYETAESLRARGERAVPAEQLLRDLRINRIFEGSTEIMRLLIAREAVDAHLAAAGDLARADATLSEKARAAKDASGFYMKWLPRLLAGEGNDPRAYREFGTLAKHLRYVERASRRLARHTFVGMGRWQAALEHRQAFLGRIVDIGAELFAMAATCAWSEHLRSVGADGAESARDLAEVFCEQSRHRVEALFAALWDNTDDADRRLARRVLAGGFTWLEDGVLDPSEGTGPWIAPRGDGAATRPDLHRDVR, encoded by the coding sequence ATGAGCACGGACATCGACCCTGCCAGCGCCGAAGCAGCCAGCACCGAAGCAGCCGGTACCGAGGCGGCCAGTGCTGAAGCGGCCCGCATCTCGGCGGCCAGCGCGGCCGAGGGGAAGGCCCCGGGCTGGGAGGAGTCCCGCGCCGTCGCCGAGGCCAGCCGGCAGACGGCATGGGAGCGGCCGAGCTTCGCCAAGGCCCTCTACCTGGGCGACTTCCAGTGGGACCTCATGCACCCTGTCCCCGAGTCCTCGTCCGAGGACTCCGAGCGCGGGGAAGCGTTCCTCGCCCGGCTCCGCGGGGTGCTGGCGGGGATGGACGGCGGCCGCATCGAGGCCGAGGACCGCGTCCCGGACGAGTACCTCCGCTCCCTCGCGGACATCGGCGCCTTCGGGATGAAGATCCCCACCGAGTACGGCGGCCTCGGCCTCTCCCTCGCCTACTACGGGCGGGCGCTCATGCTCATCGGTTCCCTCCACCCCTCGCTCGGCGCGCTCCTGTCCGCGCACCAGTCCATCGGCGTGCCCGAGCCGGTGAAGATGTTCGGCTCGGCGGAGCAGAAGCGGCAGTTCCTCCCGCGCTGCGCGGCGGGTGCCGTGACCGCCTTTCTCCTCACGGAACCGGACGTCGGCTCAGACCCGGCCCGGCTCACCACCACGGCACGGCTCTCCGAGGACGGCCTCAGCTACGTCCTGGACGGGTCCAAGCTGTGGACCACCAACGGCGTGATCGCCGAGCTCGTGGTCATCATGGCCACGGTCCTCCCCCACGGATCCGCCAGCACGGCGGGAGGGGAAGCCGTCGCCGCCGGCAAGGGCGGGATCACGGCGTTCGTCGTGGAGATGGACACCCCCGGGATCACCGTGGAGAACCGCAACTCCTTCATGGGGCTCAAGGGCCTGGAGAACGGCGTGACCCGGTTCGACGGCGTCCGGGTGCCCGCCGCGAACCGCGTGGGCCGGGAGGGGCAGGGCCTCAAGATCGCGCTCACCACCCTCAACACCGGCCGGCTCTCGATCCCGGCCATGTGCGCCGGGGGCGCGAAGTGGTCCCTCAAGATCGCCCGCGGCTGGTCCTCGGCCCGCGTCCAGTGGGGCCGCCCGATCGGCGAGCACGAGGCCGTCGCCACGAAGATCGCCTTCATGGCCGCAACCACGTTCGCGCTCGAGGCCGTCTTCGAGGTCTCCGCCGCGCTCGCCGACGCGGGCATGAAGGACGTCCGGATCGAGGCGGCGCTGGCCAAGCTGTGGTCCTCGGAGATGGCGTACACCGTCGCCGACGAGCTCGTGCAGATCCGTGGCGGCCGCGGCTACGAGACCGCCGAGTCGCTGAGGGCCCGGGGAGAGCGGGCGGTGCCGGCCGAGCAGCTGCTGCGCGACCTGCGCATCAACCGCATCTTCGAGGGCTCCACCGAGATCATGCGCCTGCTGATCGCCCGCGAGGCGGTGGATGCCCACCTCGCCGCCGCCGGCGACCTCGCCCGCGCCGACGCGACCCTCTCCGAGAAGGCCCGCGCCGCCAAGGACGCCTCGGGCTTCTACATGAAGTGGCTCCCCCGGCTCCTGGCGGGCGAGGGCAACGACCCGCGCGCCTACCGTGAGTTCGGCACCCTCGCCAAGCACCTGCGCTATGTGGAGCGGGCCTCCCGCCGCCTGGCCCGGCACACGTTCGTGGGCATGGGCCGCTGGCAGGCCGCCCTCGAGCACCGGCAGGCATTCCTCGGACGGATCGTGGACATCGGCGCCGAGCTGTTCGCCATGGCGGCCACGTGCGCGTGGTCCGAGCACTTGCGGTCCGTGGGGGCGGATGGCGCGGAAAGCGCCCGTGACCTCGCCGAGGTCTTCTGCGAGCAGTCGCGGCACCGGGTCGAGGCGCTCTTCGCGGCGCTGTGGGACAACACGGACGACGCCGACCGGCGCCTCGCGCGCCGCGTCCTCGCCGGCGGGTTCACGTGGCTCGAGGACGGCGTCCTCGATCCGTCCGAGGGCACCGGGCCGTGGATCGCGCCGCGCGGCGACGGTGCGGCCACGCGGCCGGACCTGCACCGCGACGTGCGGTGA
- a CDS encoding glycoside hydrolase family 31 protein translates to MTETTRTVRLPDHLRPVTSPRARPAAVVRGPHYRITVLTSRLLRLEYSPDGDFEDRASQAVLHRDLEPPEFRVLDSEGRLEILTEHLHLVYDRGEFAPHGLSVKVLGGVSNYHSVWHYGEEGERNLGGTARTLDGVDGACALEPGLMSRYGFSVLDDSSTLVFGDDGWLAPRARPGSDGNAGGRVDLYFFGYGRDYRACLRDYYRISGPTPLVPRFALGNWWSRYHRYSEEEYRGVIERFAEAEVPLSVAVLDMDWHLTEIDPAHGSGWTGYTWNRELFPDPEGFARWLHGRGLALTLNVHPADGIAAHEEAYERAALALGLDPAAGEAIAFDPADPEFLSAYLREVHHPLEEAGVDFWWLDWQSGPYSRLRGLDPLWVLNHVHFLDSARGGRLPLTFSRYAGPGSHRYPIGFSGDTIVTWESLAFQPYFTATASNVGYGWWSHDIGGHMGGYKDDDLAARWVQLGVFSPITRLHSSSMPFTGKEPWRFRPDAEAAMEEFLRLRHRLVPYLHTMNHRAAGEGRPLVEPLYYEHPEAAEAYEVPNQFLFGSELMVAPIVSLRDRALHRASVTAWLPPGDWFDVFTGTRYRGGRRVQMFRTLESIPVLARAGAILPLAAGPPANGVACPERIAVRVFGGASGTFELVEDDGSGAAGRREHQVRTPIVFDWDAGSLRVGPAHGSADGVPRTRAWEIAIEGISRPGAVRVTAGGRELDAVAEYDEQAATLRVAAEGIDASEALTVTAGDGFGLAPNRTVPAVERLLTDVHAEFAVKGEVYALVASGAPPAAVVAALAGLGLDEGLMGALLELILADAG, encoded by the coding sequence GTGACCGAGACCACGAGGACCGTCCGCCTGCCCGACCACCTCCGCCCGGTGACCTCGCCGCGCGCCCGGCCCGCCGCCGTCGTGCGCGGTCCCCACTACAGGATCACCGTGCTGACCTCGCGCCTGCTGCGCCTCGAGTACTCTCCCGACGGGGACTTCGAGGACCGTGCCTCCCAGGCGGTCCTGCACCGCGACCTGGAGCCGCCGGAGTTCAGGGTCCTCGACTCGGAGGGCCGGCTCGAGATCCTCACCGAGCACCTCCACCTCGTCTACGACCGGGGCGAGTTCGCCCCGCATGGGCTCTCGGTGAAGGTCCTGGGCGGGGTGAGCAACTACCACAGCGTGTGGCACTACGGCGAGGAGGGCGAGCGGAACCTGGGCGGGACGGCGCGCACCCTCGACGGGGTGGACGGCGCGTGCGCGCTCGAGCCGGGACTGATGTCCCGCTACGGCTTCTCGGTCCTCGACGACAGCAGCACGCTCGTCTTCGGCGATGACGGCTGGCTCGCGCCCCGCGCCCGCCCGGGTTCCGACGGCAACGCCGGAGGGCGGGTGGACCTCTACTTCTTCGGCTACGGGCGCGACTACAGAGCCTGCCTGCGTGACTACTACCGGATCTCCGGCCCCACCCCGCTCGTGCCGCGCTTCGCCCTCGGGAACTGGTGGAGCCGGTACCACCGGTACTCCGAGGAGGAGTACCGGGGCGTCATCGAGCGGTTCGCGGAGGCAGAGGTCCCCCTCTCCGTCGCCGTCCTGGACATGGACTGGCACCTCACGGAGATCGATCCGGCGCACGGGTCCGGCTGGACGGGCTACACCTGGAACCGCGAGCTCTTCCCCGACCCGGAGGGCTTCGCCCGGTGGCTCCACGGGCGGGGCCTCGCGCTGACCCTCAACGTCCACCCCGCGGACGGGATCGCCGCCCATGAGGAGGCGTACGAGCGCGCCGCGCTTGCCCTCGGCCTCGACCCTGCGGCCGGGGAGGCGATCGCGTTCGACCCGGCAGACCCGGAGTTCCTCAGCGCCTACCTGCGCGAGGTCCACCACCCGCTCGAGGAGGCGGGGGTGGACTTCTGGTGGCTCGACTGGCAGTCAGGACCGTACTCGCGCCTGCGCGGCCTCGACCCGCTGTGGGTGCTCAACCATGTGCACTTCCTCGATTCGGCCCGCGGGGGGCGCCTGCCCCTCACCTTCTCCCGGTACGCCGGCCCCGGCAGCCACCGGTATCCGATCGGGTTCTCCGGAGACACGATCGTCACGTGGGAGTCCCTCGCGTTCCAGCCCTACTTCACGGCGACCGCCTCGAACGTCGGGTACGGCTGGTGGAGCCACGACATCGGCGGCCACATGGGCGGCTACAAGGACGACGACCTCGCGGCCCGGTGGGTCCAGCTCGGGGTCTTCTCGCCGATCACGCGCCTGCACAGCTCGTCGATGCCGTTCACGGGGAAGGAGCCCTGGCGGTTCCGGCCCGATGCGGAGGCGGCGATGGAGGAGTTCCTGCGGCTGCGGCACCGGCTCGTGCCCTACCTCCACACGATGAACCACCGGGCCGCCGGCGAGGGCCGGCCCCTCGTTGAGCCCCTGTACTACGAGCATCCCGAAGCCGCCGAGGCGTACGAGGTCCCGAACCAGTTCCTCTTCGGGTCCGAGCTCATGGTCGCCCCGATCGTCTCGCTCCGGGACCGGGCGCTCCACCGCGCGAGCGTCACGGCCTGGCTCCCGCCGGGCGACTGGTTCGACGTCTTCACCGGGACGCGCTACCGGGGCGGCCGCCGGGTGCAGATGTTCCGCACGCTCGAGTCGATCCCCGTCCTGGCCCGGGCCGGGGCGATCCTGCCGCTGGCCGCAGGCCCGCCCGCGAATGGGGTCGCCTGCCCCGAGCGGATCGCGGTGCGCGTCTTCGGGGGCGCCTCCGGCACGTTCGAGCTGGTCGAGGACGACGGCAGCGGCGCCGCCGGGCGGCGCGAGCACCAGGTGCGGACGCCCATCGTGTTCGACTGGGACGCCGGCAGCCTGCGGGTGGGGCCCGCGCACGGGAGCGCCGACGGCGTGCCGCGCACCCGGGCCTGGGAGATCGCGATCGAGGGGATCAGCCGACCCGGTGCCGTGCGCGTCACGGCGGGCGGCCGGGAGCTGGACGCCGTGGCCGAGTACGACGAGCAGGCCGCGACCCTGCGCGTGGCGGCCGAGGGGATCGACGCCTCCGAGGCCCTCACCGTCACGGCGGGCGACGGCTTCGGCCTCGCGCCCAACCGGACCGTCCCCGCCGTCGAGCGGCTCCTGACCGACGTGCACGCGGAGTTCGCCGTCAAGGGCGAGGTCTACGCGCTCGTCGCCTCGGGCGCCCCGCCCGCCGCGGTCGTGGCCGCGCTCGCGGGCCTGGGGCTCGACGAGGGGCTCATGGGCGCCCTTCTGGAGCTCATCCTCGCCGACGCGGGGTGA
- a CDS encoding cation:proton antiporter: MEFLLLVVGLLFGTVLIVGVGERIRLPYPILMLVFSALAASLPFVPNVHIDPELILPLFLPPLLFAAAQRSSWSVFRLRWRSLVLLAVLLVAATVAAVAAVTWWLVPAVGLPLALALGAIVAPPDPVAVEAIAGKVSMQRRLLTVLQTEGLFNDAMAIVIFQAAVSATVSHGRVGWSVVPQFLVGAAGAALLGFAMAWVVGALTRFVPDLVARSAASLVAPYAVYLLAEVVHCSGVVAVVVTAVELGRRARPQDSGERLTRSAFWDVLELLTTGVAFGLVGIEMRSVVEAEGANLLTFVPGIAGICATAVAVRFVWMYAMYWIGGAERREKTPGSLREVVVLTWCGMRGLATLALALALPTTLADGSPTPGRNFAVAAAASVLVVTLVLPGLTLPWLMRMLHLPDDRAAEQRAQRALARRAERVALEALRTSPAAQKLPEGRRRALARRMSSLHTILQADYAEDPEKMRRIQAVLAAMERAQRDALAAARREMLAARNEPGNDPELVDRVLRRLDLRTVTLDR, encoded by the coding sequence ATGGAATTTCTGCTGCTGGTGGTCGGCCTGCTGTTCGGGACGGTCCTCATCGTGGGGGTCGGGGAGCGGATCCGCCTGCCCTATCCGATCCTCATGCTCGTCTTCTCGGCGCTCGCCGCGTCGCTGCCGTTCGTCCCGAACGTCCACATCGACCCCGAGCTGATCCTGCCGCTCTTCCTGCCGCCGCTGCTGTTCGCCGCGGCCCAGCGCTCGAGCTGGTCCGTGTTCAGGCTGCGCTGGCGCTCCCTCGTGCTCCTGGCCGTGCTGCTGGTCGCCGCGACCGTGGCGGCGGTCGCGGCGGTCACCTGGTGGCTGGTCCCGGCGGTCGGGCTTCCGCTCGCCCTTGCCCTCGGGGCCATCGTCGCCCCGCCGGACCCCGTGGCCGTCGAGGCGATCGCCGGCAAGGTCAGCATGCAGCGCCGGCTGCTGACGGTGCTCCAGACCGAGGGCCTGTTCAACGACGCGATGGCCATCGTGATCTTCCAGGCCGCGGTGTCCGCGACGGTCAGCCATGGCCGGGTGGGCTGGAGCGTCGTCCCGCAGTTCCTCGTCGGAGCCGCCGGCGCAGCGCTGCTCGGTTTCGCGATGGCGTGGGTCGTCGGGGCGCTCACCCGCTTCGTCCCGGACCTCGTGGCCCGCAGCGCGGCGTCCCTCGTGGCGCCGTACGCCGTGTACCTGCTCGCCGAGGTGGTCCACTGCTCCGGTGTCGTCGCGGTGGTCGTGACGGCAGTCGAGCTCGGGCGGCGCGCGCGGCCCCAGGACTCGGGGGAGCGGCTCACCCGGTCGGCCTTCTGGGACGTCCTCGAGCTGCTGACCACCGGGGTGGCCTTCGGGCTCGTGGGCATCGAGATGCGCTCGGTCGTCGAGGCCGAGGGAGCCAACCTGCTGACGTTCGTCCCCGGGATCGCCGGAATCTGCGCGACCGCCGTCGCCGTGCGCTTCGTGTGGATGTACGCGATGTACTGGATCGGCGGGGCCGAGCGGCGGGAGAAGACGCCCGGCTCGCTCAGGGAGGTGGTGGTCCTGACCTGGTGCGGCATGCGCGGCCTGGCCACCCTCGCGCTCGCACTGGCCCTGCCGACCACGCTCGCGGACGGCTCCCCGACGCCGGGGCGCAACTTCGCCGTCGCGGCGGCGGCCTCGGTGCTCGTGGTCACGCTCGTGCTGCCCGGCCTGACCCTGCCGTGGCTCATGCGCATGCTGCACCTGCCCGACGACCGCGCCGCCGAGCAGCGCGCCCAGCGGGCCCTCGCACGCCGCGCCGAGCGGGTGGCGCTCGAGGCCCTGCGCACCTCGCCGGCGGCGCAGAAGCTCCCGGAGGGGCGCCGCCGGGCACTGGCCCGGCGCATGTCCTCGCTGCACACCATCCTCCAGGCGGACTACGCCGAGGATCCCGAGAAGATGCGCCGGATCCAGGCCGTGCTCGCCGCGATGGAGCGCGCCCAGCGCGATGCCCTGGCCGCGGCCCGGCGGGAGATGCTCGCCGCGCGCAACGAGCCGGGCAACGACCCCGAGCTGGTCGACCGCGTGCTGCGGCGCCTCGACCTGCGCACCGTCACGCTGGACCGCTGA